The genomic segment ATGAGGGCAAAAATGTTAAGCAAGGTTATTTAAATGGTTTTGGAAGGTGTATTTGGAAATTTGATAGTGCTGATGAAAAATTATATTTTGATGAAATGCATTTGTATAGCGAAGTAGCTATTGATGATGACAAAGAAATCAAAAGTTTAGATTTTTTATTTTTGCAATTTATGCATATTATTCGCGCTCAACACGAAGACTTTGATACAACAACCCAAAGCGTTTTAAACTTTTTTACAAAACAAGATAAAAAAGTGTATTATGGAGCTTCTGAAAATTGGCTATACAAAGATGAAACTATGCCTTTTATTTTAAATTTAGCTGACTTTTGGCTTAATCCGCAAGATTATCTTAGTAGGAAATCAACAAACTGCCTAAAAAACTTAAATCTTTTTCAAAATGATGCTTAGAAAAGCTTTGTAAGTTGCTTGGTATGGAAAAATCATCTTGAATTTAAGCAAGTTAAATTTAATGTTGCAAAATTTAGTGAGGATTTTGATAAGTTTTTGCCAAAACTGATAACAATATCAAGTTTATTGCTTTTGAATAATAATGCCACCATTAATACCACTAAAGAAATAATCTTTAAAATGAATGTAGCCCTAAAAACTAATGATTGGAGCAATATTCAAATCAAGCAACAAATGCCAAATTTTGAAACCTTTTTACAAAACCTAGAAAATATGGATAGCAGAAAAATAAAATTCATACTCTTTTTATATTCTAATATCTATGCTGATTTTACTGAAAATGCTAATACAGCTAAGCTTCAAATAGAGCATATTTTGCCAAAACAATGGCAAAATGCAAATTTTAATGGTTGGAATGAGAATCTACACAACCAATATTTAGAACAAATTGGCAACAAGATTCTGCTTCCTGATAAGAATAATATCAAATGCTCTGATCACTTTTTTGCAAAAAAGCAAGATGAGTATAAAAAAATCATAGGCTTAAAAGAAGTTTATGAATTGGACATAAGAGAGAAAAAATGTCTAAAAGAAGATATTGAATCTAGAAACAAAGAAATCTATCAAAGATTAAATGATTTCTTTAGCAAACATATCTAAGCATATTTGCTTAGAGTAATCAATTTTCTAATAATGCAAAAAAAGTGGGGGGGGGGGGGCAAATATGGACAATCTATTAAATGAAATCAAGCATTTAGCTCAACAGGGCTTGGAGAAATCTTATTTTAAGGGATGAAAATTACAAGGAAATATTTCTACAAATTATGCTAAAGTCTGAAACCGCTATTGAAAAATTTTCACAATTATCCACAAGCCAAAAGCCTATTTATGAAAAAGTAAATTCATCGGTAAGAACTCACGATAGAATCGATGAGGCTAGAAAATCTAATATGTATTTAATCGCTTATTGTTTTAGCAGATTCGAGCACACTTCTTTATTTCCTCAATACAATCAAACTAAGTCTTTTGATATAGCCGTAGAGAAGCTAGGAGCGAAAAAGAATACTTTAAAAAAATTATAGAGATTACTTTGATGCCAATAATGACAATGATAGAAAAGGATGGTGGAAGGCATCTTTGCCAGATGATATGCAAAGATTCAAAGAGATTTATGATTTAAAAAACAAAGATGAAGTTATCGCAGAAGCTAGAAATGTTTTAGAAATAAGATAAAGAGCAAAAAAATTATAATAATTTTGGATTGCAGTCAAAAGACAAAAAATGCAATACCAAACTTACAAGCTAAAAGAAGCTCAAAGCAAAGCCTTAAGCGGATATACTTACAAAGAACTTCTATAGCTTGTTATGATGTTCTCAATGATATTCACAAGAATCAAATAGAAAACTTACTAAACAAGATTATATATGTAATTCCTTATAATTCACCCATTACCAAACAATCATTAATTAAATATTTCAACGAAAAATATTAATATTAACATAAGGCAGTAAGAGTAAT from the Helicobacter colisuis genome contains:
- a CDS encoding HNH endonuclease family protein, translated to MPKLITISSLLLLNNNATINTTKEIIFKMNVALKTNDWSNIQIKQQMPNFETFLQNLENMDSRKIKFILFLYSNIYADFTENANTAKLQIEHILPKQWQNANFNGWNENLHNQYLEQIGNKILLPDKNNIKCSDHFFAKKQDEYKKIIGLKEVYELDIREKKCLKEDIESRNKEIYQRLNDFFSKHI
- a CDS encoding DUF262 domain-containing protein: MQFESKKEYVAKLLGEEDTIFVIPDYQRPYSWRKDECEQLWTDIINVFGDGENIEEYFLGSIVTYKNDQKLLEIIDGQQRITTLTLLFRAFYEHFKNEGKNVKQGYLNGFGRCIWKFDSADEKLYFDEMHLYSEVAIDDDKEIKSLDFLFLQFMHIIRAQHEDFDTTTQSVLNFFTKQDKKVYYGASENWLYKDETMPFILNLADFWLNPQDYLSRKSTNCLKNLNLFQNDA